In Virgibacillus sp. NKC19-16, a single genomic region encodes these proteins:
- a CDS encoding BCCT family transporter, with amino-acid sequence MNNLSKNKQTIDKPVLFLSGGALLAFVILALVNQEMVANGVSYLFDWSATYFGKVYQILLLGTFFIALFLGYSKYGKIRLGKLDKPEMSNFKWISIIMCTLLAAGGVFWAAAEPVSHFLTVPPHFSGIEAGSAEAVSPALATSFVDWGFLAWAILGTLGTFVLMYAHYHRGAPLKPRALLYPIFGDKIMQKSVLGTFVDVFSIISVAAGTIGPIGFLGLQAGYGLNALFGVPNNIVIQCMIIIVIVILAAISAATGIHKGIQIMSRYNIILSLFLVGAVLILGPALFIFDSYLESFGLYVENFITMSTFTSDGAWLGGWTVFFFAWFLGYAPMMALFVSRISRGRTIREIVTAIAVIAPVVTTFWFTIVGGTGIAGEKSNPGSVSGPLNSDGPPAAMIAIADQLPFGTIIGFLFLLATIIFVLTTTDSMSLTISMAITGNGDPSRLLRVFWAFLMGIVATVLITIGESSIDALQSFIVVTAVPVSLLMLTTFWSAPRVCRELFKEQKL; translated from the coding sequence TTGAATAATTTAAGTAAAAATAAGCAAACGATTGATAAACCTGTCCTTTTTTTAAGTGGTGGGGCTTTGCTTGCCTTTGTGATTCTCGCATTGGTCAACCAGGAAATGGTTGCTAATGGCGTGAGTTACTTGTTTGATTGGTCGGCAACATATTTTGGTAAAGTTTATCAAATTCTTCTGTTGGGAACGTTTTTCATTGCCTTATTTCTGGGATATTCAAAGTATGGAAAAATTCGATTAGGTAAGTTGGATAAACCAGAGATGAGCAATTTCAAATGGATTTCTATTATTATGTGCACATTGCTGGCAGCGGGAGGCGTATTCTGGGCTGCTGCTGAACCGGTGAGTCATTTTTTGACGGTTCCACCACATTTTTCTGGTATTGAGGCAGGTTCTGCGGAGGCTGTTTCTCCTGCACTTGCCACTAGTTTTGTCGATTGGGGCTTTCTTGCATGGGCGATACTTGGAACCCTTGGAACATTTGTATTGATGTATGCACATTATCACCGCGGTGCACCACTTAAGCCGAGAGCATTGCTTTATCCGATTTTTGGAGATAAGATTATGCAAAAAAGTGTACTTGGCACATTTGTAGATGTATTTTCTATTATCTCGGTAGCGGCTGGTACGATTGGGCCAATCGGATTCCTTGGTTTACAAGCTGGTTATGGGTTAAATGCTTTGTTTGGAGTTCCAAATAATATAGTTATTCAATGCATGATTATTATTGTAATTGTCATATTGGCTGCCATTTCTGCCGCTACTGGAATTCATAAAGGGATACAAATTATGAGCCGTTATAATATTATTTTATCTCTGTTTCTTGTTGGGGCTGTTCTTATACTTGGTCCGGCGCTATTTATTTTCGATTCATATCTGGAGTCATTTGGTTTATATGTAGAAAATTTCATCACGATGAGTACTTTCACTAGTGATGGGGCTTGGCTTGGTGGATGGACCGTCTTCTTCTTTGCTTGGTTCCTTGGTTATGCGCCGATGATGGCATTATTTGTCAGTCGTATCTCTCGTGGCCGTACAATTCGGGAAATTGTTACAGCTATTGCAGTAATCGCGCCTGTTGTAACGACGTTCTGGTTTACGATCGTTGGTGGAACAGGAATAGCTGGGGAAAAAAGTAACCCTGGTTCTGTTTCAGGGCCGCTAAATAGCGATGGTCCGCCAGCAGCGATGATTGCCATTGCGGATCAGCTTCCTTTTGGAACGATAATCGGTTTTCTATTCCTGTTAGCGACCATTATTTTCGTCCTGACAACGACAGATTCCATGTCCTTGACGATTTCGATGGCCATTACTGGAAATGGGGACCCTTCTAGATTACTGCGTGTATTCTGGGCATTTCTTATGGGAATTGTGGCAACGGTACTAATCACGATTGGGGAATCGAGCATCGACGCCCTGCAATCCTTTATTGTAGTAACGGCTGTCCCCGTATCCTTGCTGATGTTAACCACATTTTGGAGTGCACCACGTGTATGCAGGGAACTTTTTAAAGAACAAAAATTGTAA
- a CDS encoding esterase/lipase family protein produces the protein MKKSLGLFIAIFFAILVVGYAVPVAAEEAKELFPDDPISVMGKGSNGNEETPGEWYAGETPPDLQDDAPILLFVPGLNNVAQVFWEDNDMYQTAYDAGYQTAFVQLHDAGGASADMWNNGELLADKIEEISSHFEGKKITIIGYSKGGIDAQTALTYYGASEYVDNVITLSSPHHGSQLADLANSSWAGWLADLIGMRGEGTTAMETGYMENFRVMMDQEPLAYANDYFTLGGTDWGSMFSSTWFGGTYLSSYGDNDGVVTTASSNLPGGHELAIGDWNHTSIRTGLTFPVFEDYIAGDYALEEKHIFGEKESAQNNTPATNQWVHGGSLSEENDNNINVAVEENVAKVTLHVLTADELSEINVIDPSGKEVNTNAEKVRQDEGFFPGAISHSLTLDKPQAGEWQVEMATEKDNAYLLVANYDTEMKLDLGEKTEKEIASLQKDQQLTYNLNVNNSKEVLEDTVKATYHVTESGNPKNSETWFVAGDANLSQELTFDKQNQAYNITIDIEGSTKDGNVLKRTIIDSVYVGEMMRK, from the coding sequence ATGAAGAAAAGTTTAGGTTTGTTCATTGCTATTTTCTTTGCGATACTGGTTGTCGGATACGCTGTTCCTGTGGCGGCTGAGGAAGCAAAAGAACTGTTCCCTGATGATCCAATTTCTGTTATGGGTAAGGGGAGTAATGGAAATGAGGAGACGCCTGGGGAGTGGTATGCTGGTGAAACGCCTCCTGATTTGCAGGATGATGCGCCTATTTTGTTATTCGTGCCAGGCTTGAATAATGTGGCGCAAGTTTTCTGGGAGGATAATGACATGTATCAAACGGCTTATGATGCAGGTTACCAAACGGCATTTGTGCAACTGCATGATGCGGGTGGTGCTTCTGCAGACATGTGGAATAATGGAGAATTATTAGCTGATAAGATCGAGGAGATTTCATCCCATTTTGAGGGCAAAAAGATAACAATCATCGGGTATAGTAAGGGCGGTATTGATGCACAAACAGCGCTGACCTACTATGGTGCATCCGAATATGTAGATAATGTAATTACGCTTTCAAGCCCGCATCACGGGTCACAGCTGGCAGATTTAGCGAATAGTTCTTGGGCAGGTTGGCTTGCGGATTTAATTGGTATGCGTGGGGAAGGAACAACGGCAATGGAGACCGGATACATGGAAAACTTTCGGGTCATGATGGATCAAGAGCCTCTTGCGTATGCTAATGATTACTTCACGTTGGGCGGTACAGACTGGGGATCGATGTTTTCGTCTACATGGTTTGGTGGTACGTACCTATCCAGCTATGGAGATAACGACGGGGTGGTAACGACCGCAAGCAGCAATCTTCCAGGCGGCCACGAATTAGCAATTGGCGATTGGAATCATACGTCCATTCGAACCGGGCTGACTTTTCCTGTGTTTGAGGACTATATAGCAGGTGATTACGCACTGGAAGAGAAACATATTTTTGGAGAGAAAGAAAGTGCGCAAAACAATACACCTGCAACGAATCAATGGGTTCATGGTGGTTCTCTGTCAGAGGAAAACGACAACAACATTAATGTGGCAGTGGAAGAAAATGTTGCTAAGGTGACACTCCATGTATTAACGGCAGATGAGCTTTCGGAAATAAACGTGATAGATCCTTCTGGTAAAGAGGTGAATACAAACGCCGAAAAAGTAAGACAAGATGAAGGATTTTTCCCGGGAGCTATTAGCCATTCGTTGACGCTAGATAAACCTCAAGCTGGGGAGTGGCAAGTAGAAATGGCTACTGAGAAAGACAATGCATACCTTTTAGTGGCCAATTATGACACGGAAATGAAACTAGATCTTGGTGAAAAAACGGAAAAAGAGATAGCTAGTTTACAAAAAGATCAGCAGCTTACGTACAATTTAAACGTTAATAATTCCAAAGAAGTATTGGAAGACACCGTTAAAGCGACTTATCATGTAACAGAGTCGGGCAATCCAAAAAATAGTGAAACATGGTTCGTCGCCGGCGATGCAAATCTATCCCAGGAATTGACCTTTGATAAACAAAACCAAGCGTATAATATTACCATTGATATAGAAGGATCAACGAAAGACGGGAATGTTTTAAAACGAACGATTATCGATTCTGTGTATGTTGGAGAAATGATGCGGAAATAG